From the genome of Aquila chrysaetos chrysaetos chromosome 12, bAquChr1.4, whole genome shotgun sequence, one region includes:
- the ABL2 gene encoding tyrosine-protein kinase ABL2: MGQQVGRVGEPGAGLQHQPPPQHQQQPRGLRGSSAARPAGRRREAAGRTAEGGGFNIFTQHEALHRPYGCDVEPQALNEAIRWSSKENLLGATESDPNLFVALYDFVASGDNTLSITKGEKLRVLGYNQNGEWSEVRSKNGQGWVPSNYITPVNSLEKHSWYHGPVSRSAAEYLLSSLINGSFLVRESESSPGQLSISLRYEGRVYHYRINTTSDGKVYVTAESRFSTLAELVHHHSTVADGLVTTLHYPAPKCNKPTVYGVSPIHDKWEMERTDITMKHKLGGGQYGEVYVGVWKKYNLTVAVKTLKEDTMEVEEFLKEAAVMKEIKHPNLVQLLGVCTLEPPFYIVTEYMPYGNLLDYLRECNREEVSAVVLLYMATQISSAMEYLEKKNFIHRDLAARNCLVGENHVVKVADFGLSRLMTGDTYTAHAGAKFPIKWTAPESLAYNTFSIKSDVWAFGVLLWEIATYGMSPYPGIDLSQVYDLLEKGYRMEQPEGCPPKVYELMRACWKWNPPDRPSFAETHQAFETMFHDSSISEEVAEELGRTASSSSIVPYLPRLPMLPSKTRTLKKQAENKENIEGTQDTVEHSASSSAPGFIRSAQSTSGSPALPRKQRDKSPSSLLEDAKETTFTRDRKGGFFSSFMKKRNAPTPPKRSSSFREMENQPHKKYELTGNFSSVASLQHADGFSFTPTQQDANLVPPKCYGGGFVQRTFYNDDGTGTSSGGGVSTGGGWSGITGFFTPRLIKKTLGLRAGKPTGNEEASKPFPRSNSTSSMSSGLPEQDRMAMTLPRNSQRSKIQLERTVSTSSQPDESMGRANDLLPKRFEEGPALTRERPKAKLLPRGATALPFRTPSGSEEKEGPGLAAAPKSKEKNSGPRQGVLEDGERPGWSSPVKAAAILPTTHNHKVPVLISPTLKHTPADVQLIGTDSQGNKFKLLSEHQVTSSGDRDRPRRVKPKCAPPPPPVMRLLQQPAACSDAAEELSNVAGAQHGLESSEGSKKAAAAAAPVGGKSGRPVMPPPQVPLSSSSTSPVKMANGTAGAKVALRKTKQAAEKISADKISKEALLECADLLSSAIAEPTPNSQLVDTGHQLLDYCSGYVDCIPHTRNKFAFREAVSKLELSLQELQVSSTAASVPGANPVLNNLLSCVQEISDVVQR; this comes from the exons AGGCCCTGCACCGCCCCTATGGTTGCGATGTTGAACCCCAGGCACTGAATGAAGCCATCAGATGGAGCTCCAAGGAGAACCTGCTTGGAGCCACTGAGAGCGATCCCAATCTCTTTGTTGCACTTTACGATTTTGTAGCAAGCGGTGACAACACGCTCAGCATCACCAAAG GTGAGAAGTTGCGAGTCCTGGGTTACAACCAGAATGGTGAATGGAGTGAGGTACGTTCGAAGAATGGGCAGGGCTGGGTACCAAGCAACTACATCACACCAGTGAACAGCCTGGAAAAGCATTCATGGTACCATGGGCCAGTGTCACGCAGTGCAGCAGAGTATCTGTTGAGCAGTCTCATCAATGGCAGCTTCCTGGTTCGTGAAAGCGagagcagcccagggcagcTATCCATCTCGCTCAGGTACGAAGGACGTGTTTACCACTACAGGATCAATACCACCTCAGATGGAAAG GTATATGTGACAGCAGAAAGCCGTTTCAGCACACTAGCAGAGCTAGTGCACCATCACTCAACAGTAGCAGATGGACTGGTGACAACTTTGCATTACCCAGCACCGAAGTGCAATAAGCCCACTGTCTATGGAGTGTCCCCCATCCATGACAAGTGGGAGATGGAGCGGACTGATATCACCATGAAGCACAAACTTGGGGGAGGGCAGTATGGCGAGGTGTACGTTGGTGTCTGGAAGAAATACAATCTCACGGTTGCTGTGAAAACATTAAAG GAAGATACCATGGAGGTGGAAGAGTTCTTGAAAGAAGCTGCTGTGATGAAGGAGATCAAGCACCCAAATCTAGTACAGTTGTTAG GTGTATGTACCCTGGAGCCACCCTTTTACATTGTGACAGAATACATGCCATATGGGAACCTGCTTGACTATTTACGGGAATGCAACCGGGAGGAAGTGAGTGCTGTTGTGCTACTCTACATGGCCACTCAGATCTCCTCTGCTATGGAGTACCTGGAGAAGAAGAACTTCATTCACAG AGACCTGGCAGCACGGAACTGCTTAGTTGGAGAAAATCATGTGGTGAAGGTGGCTGACTTTGGTTTAAGTCGACTTATGACTGGAGATACCTACACAGCTCATGCTGGAGCCAAGTTCCCAATCAAATGGACAGCTCCTGAGAGCCTGGCCTATAACACCTTTTCAATCAAATCAGATGTGTGGG CCTTTGGGGTGCTATTATGGGAAATTGCTACCTATGGGATGTCACCATACCCAGGCATTGACCTCTCTCAGGTGTATGATCTGCTGGAAAAGGGCTATCGGATGGAACAACCGGAGGGGTGCCCTCCAAAGGTTTATGAACTGATGAGGGCAT GCTGGAAGTGGAACCCACCAGACCGACCTTCCTTTGCTGAGACCCACCAGGCTTTTGAAACCATGTTCCACGACTCGAGCATCTCAGAGG aggTAGCAGAGGAGCTTGGAAGAACAGCCTCCTCCTCATCTATAGTTCCTTACTTGCCCCGGTTACCCATGCTTCCCTCCAAGACTAGAACACTGAAGAAACAGGCAGAGAACAAGGAGAACATTGAAGGAACACAAGATACTGTGGAGCACTCAGCTTCCAGCTCAGCACCAG GTTTTATCAGAAGCGCACAGTCAACAAGTGGGTCTCCCGCACTGCCTCGCAAGCAGAGGGACAAGTCGCCCAGCAGCCTGTTGGAGGATGCCAAAGAGACCACTTTCACCAGGGACAGAAAAGGTGGCTTCTTCAGCTCCTTTATGAAGAAGAGGAATGCGCCCACACCTCCCAAGCGCAGCAGTTCCTTCCGGGAAATGGAGAATCAGCCCCATAAGAAATACGAGCTGACGGGTAACTTTTCATCTGTTGCTTCCTTGCAGCATGCGGATGGGTTCTCTTTCACTCCCACGCAGCAGGACGCAAACCTGGTGCCACCCAAGTGCTATGGCGGGGGCTTTGTGCAGAGGACCTTCTACAACGATGATGGCACTGGTACCAGCAGTGGTGGGGGCGTAAGCACTGGTGGTGGGTGGTCAGGCATCACTGGTTTCTTTACACCACGCTTGATTAAAAAGACACTGGGTTTACGAGCAGGAAAACCCACTGGCAATGAAGAAGCTTCAAAGCCTTTTCCAAGGTCAAACTCTACATCTTCCATGTCCTCAGGGCTTCCAGAGCAGGATAGGATGGCAATGACCCTTCCCAGAAATTCCCAGAGATCAAAAATCCAGCTGGAACGGACAGTGTCCACCTCCTCTCAGCCCGATGAGAGCATGGGGAGGGCCAATGACCTGCTTCCCAAAAGGTTTGAAGAAGGCCCTGCTTTGACCAGAGAGAGACCAAAAGCAAAACTCTTGCCGAGGGGTGCCACAGCACTCCCTTTCCGAACCCCCTCCGgatcagaagaaaaggagggtCCAGGGCTAGCAGCAGCTcctaagagcaaagaaaaaaacagtggcCCACGGCAAGGGGTCCTTGAGGATGGCGAGAGACCAGGGTGGTCATCTCCAGTAAAGGCTGCAGCAATACTTCCAACCACTCATAACCACAAAGTGCCAGTCCTAATCTCACCCACTCTAAAACACACTCCAGCGGATGTGCAGCTCATTGGCACAGACTCTCAGGGTAATAAATTTAAGCTCTTATCTGAGCATCAGGTCACTTCTTCCGGCGACAGGGACCGGCCCAGACGGGTAAAACCAAAGTGTGCTCCACCTCCACCACCAGTGATGAGGCTCCTACAACAGCCAGCTGCCTGCTCAGatgcagcagaagagctgagcAATGTGGCGGGAGCGCAGCATGGACTGGAATCAAGCGAAGGGAGtaagaaggcagcagcagcagcagcacctgttGGTGGAAAATCTGGGAGGCCCGTGATGCCTCCACCTCAAGTGCCTCTGTCATCGTCTTCCACCTCCCCAGTGAAAATGGCCAATGGCACGGCTGGCGCAAAAGTAGCACTAAGAAAGACCAAACAGGCAGCTGAGAAAATCTCCGCAGACAAAATCAGCAAGGAAGCACTGCTGGAGTGCGCGGATCTTCTCTCCAGTGCCATCGCCGAGCCGACACCAAACAGCCAGCTGGTGGACACAGGGCACCAGTTGTTGGATTACTGCTCAGGCTACGTGGACTGCATCCCACATACACGCAACAAATTTGCCTTCCGGGAAGCAGTGAGCAAACTGGAACTcagcctgcaggagctgcaggtgtCCTCAACAGCTGCTAGCGTCCCTGGGGCAAACCCCGTCCTTAATAACTTATTGTCATGTGTTCAAGAAATCAGCGATGTGGTGCAAAGGTAG
- the TOR3A gene encoding torsin-3A, protein MGQGGLPARLGLACCLLLLLLLLLGGSGGLGSRGPPPRGAWGGEQGPVAEGGPWGRARYEAVKKHLGAVGALSKQYWQYLACKVWQEGCEEEEEESGPSPGWSLPVVGQDYLEILSAWYCSFGKCCKTGDCRIVNNITGLEADLNGQLHGQHLAKEVVIRAVQGFLQSPRPEKALVLSFHGWSGTGKNFVARMVASHLYRDGLKSECVRVFISLFHFPHHKYVDSYKAQLKKQISETVQLCKQSLFIFDEAEKLHFSLLDAIRPFMAPYDNEGQVDYRRSIFLFLSNLGGNTINEVALDFWRAGRAREEISMEFLEQRLRLELQEPEENGYARSHLLEENLIDFFVPFLPLEYHHVKLCARDAFLARGLPYTEAALDEVAGMMVFVPTEEKLFSAQGCKSVSQRINYFLP, encoded by the exons ATGGGCCAGGGCGGGCTCCCGGCCCGCCTGGGGCTggcctgctgcctcctcctgctgctgctgctgctgctgggggggtcgGGGGGCCTGGGGAGCCGagggccgccgccgcggggggccTGGGGAGGCGAGCAGGGCCCCGTGGCGGAGGGGGGACCGTGGGGCAGGGCGAGGTACGAAGCTGTGAAGAAGCACTTGGGAGCCGTGGGTGCTCTCTCCAAGCAGTATTGGCAGTACCTGGCGTGCAAGGTGTGGCAGGAGGGCTgcgaagaggaggaggaggagtccGGCCCCAGTCCGG GCTGGAGCTTGCCTGTGGTGGGCCAGGATTACCTGGAGATCCTCTCTGCCTGGTACTGCAGCTTTGGCAAGTGCTGCAAGACAGGAGACTGCAGGATAGTCAACAATATCACAG GGCTAGAAGCAGACCTCAATGGGCAGCTCCATGGGCAGCACTTGGCCAAAGAAGTTGTCATCCGGGCGGTGCAAGGGTTCCTGCAGAGCCCGCGGCCAGAGAAGGCTCTCGTCCTCTCCTTCCACGGCTGGTCCGGCACAGGCAAGAACTTTGTGGCTCGGATGGTGGCCAGTCACCTGTACCGGGATGGGCTGAAGAGCGAGTGTGTCAGGGTGTTCATCTCGCTCTTCCACTTCCCCCATCACAAGTACGTGGACTCGTACAAG GCTCAGCTGAAGAAGCAGATAAGCGAGACTGTGCAGCTGTGCAAGCAGTCCCTGTTCATCTTTGATGAAGCAGAGAAACTTCATTTCAGCCTCCTGGATGCCATCAGGCCCTTCATGGCTCCCTATGACAACGAGGGCCAGGTGGATTACCGGAGAtccatcttcctcttcctcag CAATCTCGGCGGCAACACCATCAATGAGGTAGCTCTGGACTTCTGGCGAGCTGGCCGGGCGCGGGAGGAGATCTCCATGGAGTTCCTGGAGCAGCGGCTGCGGCTAGAGCTGCAGGAGCCTGAAG AGAATGGTTATGCCCGCAGCCACCTCCTTGAAGAGAACCTCATTGATTTCTTTGTGCCGTTCCTGCCCCTGGAGTACCACCATGTGAAGCTCTGCGCACGGGATGCTTTCCTGGCCCGTGGACTTCCGTACACCGAGGCAGCCCTTGATGAGGTGGCCGGGATGATGGTGTTTGTCCCCACGGAAGAGAAGCTTTTCTCTGCACAAGGCTGCAAATCTGTATCCCAGCGCATCAATTACTTCCTTCCCTGA